The genomic region CTGTGCAGATGCTTCTTTTAGATATGAGGAGTAGAAATAGGAGGGTGATGCAAAGAGTCAGCTCTGAAGAGTGGTAGAGGTCAAAGCCAGGGTATATTCATGGTGGCACATGTAGCCTGTGCTTGCTGAGCCAAGCAGCAGCCAAGTGACAAAGCCTACTTCATTCTAGGTAAGAGTGGCCATACCCCATGTGAGCTTGAAGGCGAACGGAAAAGTAAAGGAAGCACCTAGGTGAAAGTGCCAGTTTATACCGTCAAATCATGATATGGATGCTGAAAGTAAGAGCACGAAACTGCTGTGGGAATATCCTAGATGAGCCCTTCAATGCCTTCTTCCCTCCCATCAGCACTCACTATGCCAGCTGCACTCCTCTAAGTTCCTTAACTCTACTAGCAGTGGATGGTGCTGTTGGGCCACCAAATCTTCTTACATGTTCCCTGTGGCAGCATGCAGATTGAGAAGCCAGTTCTGCAAGAGCCAGCTGCCAAATAACTGGGAAACGCATCCTTGCTAAATATCTTCCCCCAAAGCTGTTTAATCTTTCTACTAACCTCCACCCTGCAGCCTTCTGGCACATGCAAGCAATATCAGAAGCTGGTaaacagagggaaagcagagTAGTACTTTGAAAATATGCATAAAATTTCTACAGCATGCTTCTGCATCTTGCTTACAGAGCTATCCTATCAATGGTGCCTGCCACACACTTGGCAACATCTATGCAGGGTGGTGGCAGCATCTTGGGAAGGCAGGTTTCtcccctgtgctgcagaaggGATTGGACATCAAGAGGGGATGTGACTTGCCTGAGGTTAAAGCAAATGTGTACCACATGCCAACAGCAGCAAGGGACCCCAGATCTCCTTTCTGTGCTCTAAGTCCAGCAGACTCTCCACAGCAGTATTTGGCTGCGGTGCCAGCTTGGGGACATGGTATTTCTGGGGTGTGCATCTGAAAGCGAGCTTTGCTCCCTGCTGGTATCAGCACTGTACTGAGATAGATTAACTCGGACAACTGGGATCTGCCCTAGGCCAAGACAGCGCTTGGCAACCTCTCTAGttactgcttgttttccttttcctgtcatTCCATCTGGTGCCCAGCtgggtccttcctttcttcaaaaGCATCTTCATGTTTCTGTGGAGTCACATACAGGGCGCTGTACTTTTCAAGCCTCCTACATGCCGTTGTTCAGCTTGCAGGCCAGCCCAAGGACACAGACTCTGCATGGAGAGGAAAGGATTCTGCTCAGGATCACAGACCAATGTGTCAGCCAGCACACAGCTGAGCAGAGCGTGTGCCTCCTTTTGGGAAAGGAGCTGGAGAGACAAACCAGAAGCAGCTGAGTCCATCCTGTCCATGGGGGAGCATCCTGAAGTTCCTTTCAAAGTCCATGCAGCAGGCTTGGTTGCCTGCTTTTGCAGTCGCAAGGCCAAGTGCACGTGTTGGGGGTAGACATGCAGCAACGTCAGATATGATCCAGTGGCTCTTCCAAGGGATCACTTATCACTGTCTGATAAGACATCGAATGAGCCTTTGGGATGGTTGCCTGGACATCAGCCTCCTTTCAGCCAAAGTTTATTATATACAACCACCAGAAAAGCAGACTAGACCGTGTTATCTAAAGACCTTCCTCAACACTAGGAGGACGCTCCTCCTCACAGAGACATGTGGAAATGGGGAGTTTGCAGACTGGAGAGACAGAGTTGAGTGCCGAGACCCTGGACTTCAAAGCCAGCTCACATTTAAGGGCAAAATTAACATCTGTTAAAAGGAAAGGACTTGCTTAAACTCAGGTAATTTGGTGACTAAAATTATATAAAATCCTAATAAAAAGCCATTCTGGCTTTAGGAGGCATCAAATGCAAATTCCTTTGCGGAGGCGCCAGCATCAATATCCTTAAATCCTATTTGCATGGTAATTTAGATGGATAGCAATGCAGCCTTTCATACTTCATGGTATTCCCCTTGGTATTCTGTACAACTTTGGACTGAAAATGGGGCCTGAGAAGACCATCTGGTTTGGTGCAAAGACTGGAATAAGGAACTATTTGCTTTCTTGCATGCAACCTGCATTTAGGAGagtgcccagcagctctgcagatttTAGGGCTTTATAATGCTGCGACAGAGAGTCAGGGTccatgctttttgcttttgccttcTCTAGGCCATGGTGGCAGAGACTGGTCTAAAGAGAGCAGTGCCAGAACAGCCATGTATCTATACACCTTCCCGGGAAGTCACCACAGTGTAACCTCCAATGAGGGCACAAGGAAAACCTTCTGGCTGAAGCAAAGGTCTGAACATGAGACCAGATAGGGGGAGCCAGCCCAATCTGTGCTTAACACATACTGATGGGCTGTCCACCATATTCCATATGTGGACATACGTGCCAACAAACGTGCCCCGTGGTCATAACCTGCTTAAGGGGCTGTGGTTCAGAAGGGTTAGTGTTCAGTTTTCTATGATAGCCACATATGCATTGCCTTAATCTATTCAGCCTTCCTGATAACGACCCTACACAGGTAACTACTTTTCCCCACCCTTTCTACTTTATTCCCCTAATAAAATATATGAACACAAAGCATAGAGAGGAGAAGCCAAAAAATTGCCATTTTATGGTCCTGTGCTGTCAGGCCAAACCAGCTATTTGTGCAACCAACTCCTTCTGTGTGCAGGGAAAAACACTTGGCCTGTGCTTTGATCTGTACTTGGAGGAAGCACTGGGTGTAACATTTAAATttatctccctccctccctaaagGGTTGTGCTAGAAGCAGATGCACATCACACAATGCAAAGGGCTGTGGACAGCTGCAGGGTGGCAGGGTTGCAAAATGCCTCAGGGCACATGGCAGGCAAAAACCAGCAATAGGGGCAATAAAAGGACTTGGTCATGGTGCCATGGGGCAGTGGTTTTCAGGGAAGGTCTGtccttcagaggagaggtgttaaCCCTGGGAGATACAGTGTCAGCAAGCCTCGTTCTGTCTTAGACTGAACATGATGGCAGCATGACGAGACCTGTGGGACCTGCAGTCCTCCACGGCTGATCCATGTTAAAGGATGGCTTGTTGCTCTAGCAGGCACACTGAAATGCCCCGAGCTCCTGAGCAAGGGCTGTGGGAAAGGCTAAGCGTGTGCAGCCCGGCTGGAAGGCACAGAGACTGACCCAGAAGGATAAATGCGATGAAGATGTTGCATGGTACCAATGCTGAACTGCAAAGTCCCTCTTTAGAAGAGTGAAGATTTAAAGAGACTCAGTCATGTCCTATAGGATTTGGTTTGACCACGGTGATTCTGTTAGGTTTTGACTAcattccccattaaaaaaaaagactccttAAGGAaagtttttcccttttatcttttctctctACACAGTGTTGTTAGAGCCCTTCCCCCACCTCCAGACAACTTGCTAACTTCAACCTGAGCTAGCACTGGAGAGGAAAGCAGGCACACGAAGGAAGAAGCAAGAATTGGAGACCTGATGCTTTGTGCTTCTTCAGAAACGTTTTGGAAATATTCCCCCCCAGCATTACCAGGTggtgagaaagggagaggaattCACTTGAGGAACACTCTTCCTAGAGGAGCTGGCAAGTTAACCAGCACTTCTGCACAAGGAGGCAGGGGTGCTCAGTAAACAGCACCACTCAGTCCTCTTTCTATGGCCTTTGGGATGGTTGCCTGGACATCAGCCAGGGTGGCAGTGTGCTGTTTTAAGGAGGGGGGGCAAACATAGCTTTAACAGCTGCCCATACCAGCTAGTGAATAATAAAGCCCAGGAATCTTGTGTGCCTGCTCTTTTGCTCATGCTGTGGATGGTATCATGCTTTGCACTGCACAGAGTGAAACCCCAGGATGTTAAATAACTCTCCTCCTAATCATGAAGGGGACTTCTTAAAGACTCAGCTCACTTCATGCAGATGGGGGATCTGTCTGTCGGGGTGGAGCTCAGGCTCTGCCTTGTGACTCAAGAATTCTGATGGGAAGCTCAGAATTGCCcttgctttttcccttccccaggctATAAAGCAAGTAATGACCCAAGGCAGGCGGTCCTTCCTCCTGGCAGGGCAGGAAAACACACAGTTGTGCCTGTGGCAAAAGATTTCAACACCAAGAAAAATACCAGCCCAACCCTCGCCTGAGCCCCGCACATGCTGAAGCCAGCAGTGTAAGACCGGCCAGGGAGAGGACACGTTTCCTAATTCCAGAAATGATTTTGCATTCAAACCAACCTGCTGGTCAACTGGCAATTCAGTCCAGCAACCTAATGTAACGCCAGGTTTCCTGACTATTCCAGCACCAAATAAAGACAATTGCTCCTGACATGGGACAGCTCTAACACAGACCAAGCCTGGTTCACAAGTGAGCAGAGATGGGATAAACCGTAGTTTCCTCTCATGCgtttttttcagctgaagctgTTCATAATCCTGCTGTTGCTAAAAACTCCCCTAAAGTCTGACACCACCACACAGATGCCTTCAGCGTCAACAGATCTCTCCCACAGGCACCAAGAGACGCAGTGTCAAGAGAATACCAAGAGTCGAGCACtataaaaatgtgctttcttCAACTAGCTTTTCCAGCACTGACCTTCAGACTGTACAGCTCTAGTCCTGTCTTGTGCAGGACTCATTTTTTCTTAGTTGAACAAAGTTTAAGATTTCTGGAAGCAGATGGGTCTCACAGGAATTAAGTATAGGCTGAAGTCAGTACATGTGACTGGACTGAACTCAGGAGTACGGTATTCTTGGGCAAGGACTGAATCCCTGAAGAGCATGGATGGATTGCAGATCGAATCTGATGTGTTTGGTGATAATTTAATGTGGAGCTAAGGGTAGATTGCATTGGATACGTGACTCGACAGCTCTAGCTAGTACTGACTCACAGTGAAATGCCACTTATTTGTCCTCTTCGCAAGTGAATGAATTGTGTCATGCTAGTCCTGGCAAGCCTTGCCGTAAGAAAGGATGCCCTGCTCCGTTCCCATTCCTGTGCCCCAGTTACAGTATCATTTTGGTTATGCAAATGAAACAGGTTTAGAGAATGAATTAAGAACTGACCTCCTCTCACTGGTAAAACTCCCTGACACCTCAGACTCACCCCTGATCTCACAGATGGATTGGTTTCGGTGGGCTGGATGACCTGCAGCCCCGTCTGACCCTACCCGTTTTGGAGTAGACACCTTACAAAACATCCCCAGTGCCTACACAAACCAAGGAGGTATCTCTGGACTGCTTAGAATTCGCTCTCCAGACCAGTCAGTTCTGCCAGGCACTGCCTGGCACTTTGAGCAACTTCTCTTTTGTTTAACCATAGTTTAAAATAACTTATCAACCAatcataaaatgaattttttggtTTCTCCTGGCTCCATGAACACAAAGAGGTGCACGTCCTACCATAGGAGGAAGCAATGGCTGTTAAGTTTTACAGTTATAGTGGAAAGCACTGATCACAGCCTGCCGGCCTCACTACTGGATGTGACAGGCGGTGGAGGAGGTGGCTTGGCAACACATGCAGGTAGGGTTGACCGATTTAGGGGGGATTAGGTCGAGGTCCTCATCATCTGGGATCTCATCTAACCGGTACCCATCCTTTAGCAGCTGGATGTTCAAGTCTTGGTTGATCTGCTACAGACAAAGAGACAAACAGTCAAACACTTGAGACTTCTTACTTCTGATGGTCGGAAGATGAAGGAGGTCCCTTATTCTGGAATATATTTCCCGATCATTAGCAGCTGCCCCACCAATGAAAGAGTCCTAGTTTTTGACCACAGGTGAGGGCTGTCTTCTGTTCTAGCTTCTTCCAGAATAGGAATATCTGGAGTGAGATATTCCAGAGTAGCAAGTCATTACACTATTTTATTCTGGAATAATCTTTCCATGAAGACAAGCCCTCATTTAAAGTACCGtaataataatgttaataaaCCAACTGACATCTGGGCAGTCCCTCCTCTCAGTCTCGGGTACACTATAGCAGTTGAAAGGTGGTAAAGCCTCTTGGCTTTTCGTAATCTCAGACTCAAGTGCTGTCCAACAATATCTGGGTGAACAACTTCATCAGGACCCAGAGACGGCCCAGATCATTTGATCTGGTCCCTGCTCTTGGctgtttctctgtgcttcagaCGTATTTTGCCCAAGGAAGGGACACAAGGGGGAAGGGGTCCCAGCAGCTTGTGTGCAGAATGGCTGCTCAGCACCCTGGGTGTAAAATCAGATCCTGCAGAAGCAGTAGCCAGAGGCTGAGCAACTAATTCAAGAGAAAGCTTGGGAATATATTCAGAAACAATGAAGAGGGATTAACAAGCCTGAGCTTCCTGCCTTTTCTCTTTGAAAGGGCTAGAGTTCATATCTGCAAGTCCTCCCAGGAATTTCTGCCTGCTCCAAGTAAACACGCACTGGGTGACCCTGACTGCCCCAAGAACTGGAAATCACAGCACACCCTCAGATCCTTTATTTGTGTCCTTGGCAAGCATACGATTGCTGAGCTGGCATGACAGACAAGTCGATGCTTTTGCACCACAAGGGCCAACACTGCAGGACTAAGCAGAACTGGGAAAAGCTTGAGTGAAGCCAAAGGTAGCTGTGAAAACAGCCGACGGGCAGATCTCTGTGCCATAGCAGTGCAGGGATGGAGCCAACTGGATCaccagggaagaaagaaacatgaCACAGTTTCTGCCATGGCCCCTTCCAGACTCACAGAGTCTATACCACTAGTGAATTCATTGTGTAGCCATTTCTGGCAATACAAGGCCACTCTAAGCCATTTTTGGCTGCTCTACTATTAGCATTCATGGCAAGGTTGGCAGGAGAGAGTGTAACTCACCTCAGCTGATGAGTATCCCGAGGAGGAATATCTGGACATGTCAAAGTCATCATCACTGCAGGGAAAGACAAGATATAGCAAAGAAGTAAACAGTTAGAGAGACCTGTATTTCCTGGTTAGCCCTATCTCTCTCGTGCTGTGAAGCTGTCCTTGAAGGACAGAGAAGTTACATCAAGGGAGCCTGGAGAGCAATTTTCATCTGTGACCCTCAGATCTTTCCATCATAGTGCTCTTTACTCATGTCTCTTCCTACTTGTTTACACACAAAGAGCAGTAACCACAGTTATGGCATATGCCAAAGGGCACAGCAAGGAAGAGTGCAAGCGGCCTGCAAGAGCGGTTTCAGCAGGAGTTAGCTTCAGTGCTGCAGTCTGGCTTGAAAACTCGCTTGCACCATAATGTGTATCATCTTATTAACACTTTGCATACCTGTCCGTATCCAGGGCTACCAGTGGCTTTTCATCTGGACTCTGGTCTAATGACGAATAGCCCTTATTGGGAACGACGAGcctgaaataattaaatgttgTCCATTATCCACACAGTAAAGCTCAGTACCACACCTAGTCTAGGGCAAAGCTATAAGATAGTTAGGTTTTCCCCGTTTCAATTCCTTGCAAGCCCTCCCTTATCAGTGAAGATGTTTAAGTGGGTGCAATTCAGAGGAAGCAAGCTGTGTCTCTGGGTAGCTTAGAGCAGCTTCACAGAGATGAACGCTGGACATGCCTTGGGAACATGCTCctccctggaagaaaaaaacattgggACACTCCGCGCTTCATTCTGGTGAACCTGTTTGGCTAGCACTGCTTGTCCTATCAGATTGCtcatttttgtgttgcttttttttcctagcaatgaGTACATGACACTAGCAATATGTAAATAGGAGAAGGGGGCTAGGGAAAGGCAGAGGCTCAGTGCTCCTACTATTCTACTATTGGAAATCAGGGATGTGGTCTTTCTGCCTGAGTCCCTacccagcacccacccccccccaacacttcTGAGGTCTCAGTCCTAAATTTAGTAATATGAGAAATATGAGCTGGTGGGTGCAGCGTAAGAGCCCAGTCAGACTAGCACTTTTTTGAAtcccattatttttaataactttcacTTCATCAGAAGTGTTACAAAGGCTGACGATGACTTTGCACCTTTAATTGCCTGAGAGAGTTTGTGAAATGGAATACAGGCTTCAGAGCTTCTAGGATAAGGAAAATGCATTAATACAATGGTACCTAGTTCACAACAGAGTTCTTTCATCCACAAAACTGCACAAAGACTTTggttcatatttaaaataagatcAACAAAACTGAGCAAATGGAATAAGATTCTATGTTCAGCAGGTGGGAACCGTAAGAGTGATGAAAACCTCCTCGTTCAGTGGGTTAACTCAGGTTTTCTCCGAAATGAAGAACTGGTCTTTAACAACACACAGTGATGCGCAATGATGCTTCACTAAGTGTTTGGGAAATATAAACCTAAAGATGATAATCCATCTCATCCATGCTCCAACTGCTCTCTACCTacctgaaatgtttttctgcttctgatcAGAAAATTTCAGGAAACCATTACAATTTTAGCAATACAAAGGCCTGCCAGGCACTGAAGATGGGCAGGCTCAGGAAGagtaaaatatatcaaatattaTCACAAAGCAGATATATAGGTTCATGACTAGTTGTATTTTCTTACTGTGTTCACTGAAACGCaagattaaagaaattaattttaaaactgatgCAGAATTTCCAACCTGCTGCACCAGGGGACTGGAGAAAATGGGATCCACTTGCAAAATTCAATACACCTTCTCATAGCATTGGGATGGTCCTTCTGCTCCTGAAGCATGTAGGAAGGAAGTCAAGAAGAAAAGAAGTCTGGAACTGAAGCTGTGATCTGGCAGCAGCGGCTTGCCCATACGGGTATCAGAAATACTGACTTCCATTCTTGCTCTCCAGTTTTcaagtcacagaatcacagaatcgtttaggttggaaaagacccttaagatcatcaagtccaaccgttaacctaatactgacaagtccaccactaaaccatgtccctaagcgccgcatctacacgtcttttaaatacctccagggatggtgactccaccactgccctgggcagcctcttccaatgcttgacaacccttttggtgaagaaatttttcctaatacccagtctaaacctcccctggcgcaacttgaggccatttcctcttgtcctatcacttgttacttgggagaagagaccgacacccacctcgctacaacctcctttcagggagttgtagagagcgatgaggtctcccctcagcctccttttctgcaggctaaacaatcccagctccctcagacgctcctcataagacttgttctccagacccctcaccagcctcattgcccttctctggacacgctccagcacctcaacgtccttcttgtagtgaggggcccaaaactgaacacagtattcgaggtgcggcctcaccagggctgagtacaggggcaccatcacttccctactcctgctggccacactatttctgatacaggccaggatgccattggccttcttggccacctgggcacactgccggctcatgttcagccggctgtcgaccaacacccccaggtccttctctgccaggcagctttccagccactcttccccaagcctgtagcgctgcatggggttgttgtgacccaagtgcaggacccgatgcttggccttgttgaccctcatacagttggcctcggcccatcgatccagcctgtccagatccctctgcagagccttcctaccctcgagcagatcaacactcccgcccaacttggtgtcgtctgcaaacgtactgagggtgcacttgatcccctcatccagatcattgataaagatattgaacaagaccggccccaaaactgagccctggggaacaccgctcgtgaccggccgccaactggatgtaactccattcaccacaactctctgggcccggccgtccagccagtttttgacccagcgcagagtacacctgtctaagccgtgagctgccagcttctctaggagaatgctgtgggagacagtgtcaaaggcgttactgaagtccaggtagaccacatccacagcctttccctcatccaccaggcgggtcacctggtcatagaaggagatcaggttggtcaagcaggacctgcctttcatgaacctgtgctggctgggcctgatcccctggttgtcctgtacatgccgtgtgatggcactcaagatgatctgctccataaccttccctggcaccaaagtcagactgacaggcctgtagttctccggaACTGCTCCATATATACTGACTGATGGTTGTTACTGTATCATGAGTGAACAAAGCACTATCAGGGGATCTAAGAGAAGAACCCTTTGTGGTGAAAAAATCACTACATCTTTTTCTTGAGAAGTatcttttttcttaataacaCAGAACTTCAATTTTTCTGCAACAGACAAAAACTGTGATAATGTCTCTGCCCCGTTCTAAGTCTTTCCCTCACATCCTGATTGTCCTTATTTTTGCTTCCCACTGTCCTTGGAACAAAGCCGGGTAGCAGTCGTAGCTGCTTTCATCCGCAGCTGTCCCAGTATGAGCTTCTTGTCTTGGTGTTTTTGCTCACTTAACATGAAATATGTTATGACACAAATCTGAGCTGAGGTAATCCTCAGAGTGGACTGCAATATCTGGCTGTGTCCAAGTGGTGCGGATGGTGTtgtgggctctgcctgtgcttgtAGCAAGTGTGACAGCATCATCCCAACCTCGTTCACATTTTATTTGGTCTTAGGGAGACTGAGCTTGTTTACGGATCCAGATCCTTTCACCTCTAGGGCTGGCTgtgcccctgccccaggagaagaCCGAACGGTGAAGGCAACCTGGTACTAGAGGCTGGATGTCAGAAATTCATACAGATAatacagaagaacagaagaacagaagccttggggaaggaggaggaggtggagtaGAGACTAGGAGAGGCAATGTGGTTTgcctgaaagaaggaaaacatattttatgaGAACAGCAGAACTGTTAAAAGGGGGGAAATGGCTTTAGCTTATtctcctcctgcagagaccagAAGAAGCCAACAGTTCAGACTTAAACCATAACCTGGATGTTTTGCGGTGTATCCCAGTGGAGTGTCTCCCATTATACTGTAACTGTTATACTGTGAAAAGAAGCTGCTTGAACAAGCTTGTGGCATTTCTGCCTTCCTGGggttgtgtcgtggtttaactccagccagcaacgaagcaccacacagctgctcactcactcctcccgcagtgggatgggggagagaatcagaagggtaaaagtgagaaaactcatggattgagataaagacagtttaataagtaaagcaaaagttgtgcacacaagcaaagcaaaacaaggaattcattcactgcttcccatgggcaggcaggtgttcagccatctccaggaaagcagggctccatcacgcgtaacagttacttgggaagacaaaatgctgtaactctgaatgtccctcccttcctcctttttcccccagctttatatgctgagcatgacgtcatatggtatgaaatatccctttggttggttggggtcagctgtcccagctgtgtcccctcccaacttcttgtgcacctccagcctactcgctggtggggtggggtgagaagcaggaaaggccttgactctgtgtaagcactgctcagcaataacaaaaacatccctgtattgtcaacactgtttccagcacaaatccaaaacagggccccacactagctactatggagaaaattaactctaccccagccaaaaccagcacagattgCCCTGTCTGTGGCAAGACAGACCGAACCACTCCGAGATATTACTAGGGCTGTGCTTGTGGTGCAGCTTGGTTCCCAGAAAGCCAAGGgagctggaggatgaagggacTTGGGCTGGTGAGACGCTGTGCCAGACACCTCCCAGCCACATGGGAACAATGGAGCTTGGCTACATCTGCTACTAGAGCAATGGCTCCAAACCTCTGTTTTGCAGATCCCAAGGGATGCTTctaaaagctgtgtgaaaagtaacTAAGAAAAGCAAGTCTACTACCAGTAGGCTATGCTTGGCTGTGGAGGGGTCCACACGTCCTCTGAACAGTGCTCAGATGTCCACAAATGGAATAAAACTGAGCTGGCTGTTTGAAAGCTTTTGTCAATAGGTGtcactgctctgctcttccccacTCAAATCACTCTTCTTTCAATCGGCAGCTCGGAAACAGCAACCTCTCCAAGCAGAAGTCACTAATTTTACAGGTAGGCACCTGTGCTTATCCCATTTTCTCTCCCCTACCATCTTCCTCCGctaatttcagtgtttctaaatCTCTCAAGCAGCAAATCTGCTACCATTCCTCTTGGGAAGCTAGCATGCAGCCTATTGCCAAAAGAAACCAGTCTTTCCAGCTTGTATTTGGAAGACAAAGATGAACAGTGGGTG from Aptenodytes patagonicus chromosome Z, bAptPat1.pri.cur, whole genome shotgun sequence harbors:
- the FAM219A gene encoding protein FAM219A isoform X2, coding for MMEEIDRFQVPAVRAEMQPLDPTAASISDRDCDTREGETVAMNYKPSPLQVKLEKQRELARKGSLKNGNMGSPVNQQPKKNNVMARTRLVVPNKGYSSLDQSPDEKPLVALDTDSDDDFDMSRYSSSGYSSAEINQDLNIQLLKDGYRLDEIPDDEDLDLIPPKSVNPTCMCCQATSSTACHIQ
- the FAM219A gene encoding protein FAM219A isoform X3, translated to MMEEIDRFQDPTAASISDRDCDTREGETVAMNYKPSPLQVKLEKQRELARKGSLKNGNMGSPVNQQPKKNNVMARTRLVVPNKGYSSLDQSPDEKPLVALDTDSDDDFDMSRYSSSGYSSAEQINQDLNIQLLKDGYRLDEIPDDEDLDLIPPKSVNPTCMCCQATSSTACHIQ
- the FAM219A gene encoding protein FAM219A isoform X1; amino-acid sequence: MMEEIDRFQVPAVRAEMQPLDPTAASISDRDCDTREGETVAMNYKPSPLQVKLEKQRELARKGSLKNGNMGSPVNQQPKKNNVMARTRLVVPNKGYSSLDQSPDEKPLVALDTDSDDDFDMSRYSSSGYSSAEQINQDLNIQLLKDGYRLDEIPDDEDLDLIPPKSVNPTCMCCQATSSTACHIQ